In Salarias fasciatus chromosome 2, fSalaFa1.1, whole genome shotgun sequence, one genomic interval encodes:
- the shisa3 gene encoding protein shisa-3 homolog: MVRVLSCLLLGYLTWNLRISDAQGEYCHGWLDANGNYHEGFQCPEDFDTMDATVCCGSCALRYCCAAADARLDQGGCTNDREVDNTEFAAQPVYVPFLMVGSIFVAFVVVGSLVAVYCCTCLRPKQPTQQPIRFSLRSCQGETIPMILTAAPPSLRAPSRQSSTATTSSSSAGGGSSMRRFSLGGPSQQQQQQQQQHGCLVSAAVSSPASSPTQTPQTLPPPPPPPYTSPPAAHASTHTQLQLHQPSHHPSQSAGFLLPQQYFFPLQPDAFAAAKGFADFGQS; this comes from the exons ATGGTGCGCGTGctgagctgcctgctgctcgGATATCTGACCTGGAATCTGCGGATATCAGACGCCCAGGGAGAGTACTGCCACGGCTGGCTGGACGCTAATGGGAATTATCACGAGGGCTTCCAGTGTCCGGAGGACTTCGACACGATGGACGCCACCGTGTGCTGCGGCTCGTGCGCGCTGCGCTACTGCTGCGCGGCCGCGGACGCGCGTCTGGACCAGGGCGGCTGCACCAACGACCGGGAGGTGGACAACACCGAGTTCGCTGCAC AGCCCGTCTACGTGCCCTTCCTGATGGTGGGGAGCATTTTCGTGGCCTTCGTGGTGGTGGGCTCGCTGGTGGCCGTCTACTGCTGCACCTGCCTGCGGCCCAAGCAGCCGACCCAGCAGCCCATCCGCTTCTCGCTGCGCAGCTGCCAGGGCGAGACCATCCCCATGATCCTCACCGCGGCGCCGCCGAGCCTGCGCGCCCCGTCGAGGCAGTCCAGCACCgccaccaccagctccagctccgccGGAGGGGGCAGCTCCATGCGGAGGTTTTCCCTGGGGGGTcccagtcagcagcagcagcagcagcagcagcagcacggctgCCTGGTGTCTGCCGCCGTCTCCTCCCCGGCCTCCAGTCCCACCCAGACCCCACAGACTCtacccccgcctccccctccgcccTACACGTCCCCCCCGGCGGCCCACGCCTCCACCCACacgcagctgcagctccaccagcccTCCCACCACCCCTCCCAGAGCGCCGGCTTCCTCCTGCCCCAGCAGTACTTCTTCCCCCTGCAGCCCGACGCCTTCGCGGCGGCCAAGGGCTTCGCCGACTTCGGACAGAGCTGA
- the bend4 gene encoding BEN domain-containing protein 4, with amino-acid sequence MEGEMQPADEGPCASKMCRQQRGPYSTLKPFQSGKRSAGKSRFDWSAVVEVPLLGDQQQFTFHPEQPHHFQPLHQHQQRLQLLQQTSVAISSSQQQLHHHQAPRHRLPSEARPSSRVPTSTSAAAAASAGTGPGTQPGGGAEPRLSPDCTYGISTENRFILDAFAQQCSRVLSLLNNGRLLEPPSSSFTSSIKLEDGPGDSQGPQCSSLGKSKSEESSSTTDAEEEAPPQSHLNQQQTSAVLRIFTDSLQNYLLSGPRRRQQQRLDDEQCPAAEPGSGLSPPRHSLGGWGSPTPSESYGHPSSTLPEEEEEEEEEESCCPRCLELEQEVLSLQQENEELRNKLENIPVPCQNVLDYFKTVLEFHNQLVQPLPEEPLTEEEERQTVFEGSKQLLENYPLFITNKQWDEAVNSSKKDGRRLLRYLIRYVFTTDELKFSCGLGKRKRSVHSGDPGLERRPLNPVKVSCLREFIRMHCASNPDWWMPSEEQINKVFSDAVGHARQGRAVGTFLSSSGSSTSSLYTDAFEWQLSQDELSLKGCQNGQSD; translated from the exons ATGGAGGGGGAGATGCAGCCCGCGGACGAAGGGCCGTGCGCCTCGAAGATGTGCCGCCAGCAGCGGGGTCCCTACAGCACCCTGAAGCCCTTCCAGAGCGGCAAGCGCTCCGCGGGCAAGTCGCGCTTCGACTGGTCCGCCGTGGTGGAGGTTCCGCTGCTCGGCGACCAGCAGCAGTTCACTTTCCATCCCGAGCAGCCGCATCACTTCCAGCCGCTCCATCAGCACCAGCagcgcctgcagctgctccagcagaccagcgtcgcgatcagcagcagccagcagcagctccaccaccaccaggcGCCCCGGCATCGGCTCCCCAGTGAGGCCCGGCCCAGCAGCAGGGTCCCGACTTCCAcctcagcggcggcggcggcgtccgccGGTACCGGTCCCGGTACCCAGCccggcggcggagcggagccCCGGTTATCCCCAGACTGCACTTACGGGATCAGCACAG AAAACCGCTTCATCTTGGATGCCTTTGCTCAGCAGTGCAGTCGAGtcctcagcctcctcaacaATGGCCGCCTCCTggagcccccctcctcctcatttACCTCCAGCATCAAGCTGGAAGACGGGCCGGGGGACTCTCAGGGTCCCCAGTGCTCGTCGCTGGGGAAGTCCAAATCTGAGGAGAGCTCCTCCACCACGGACGCCGAGGAGGAGGCGCCGCCGCAAAGCCATCTCAACCAACAGCAGACCTCTGCCGTTCTCCGCATCTTCACAGACTCTCTACAGAACTACCTGCTCTCAGGGCCGCgcaggcggcagcagcagcgtctggaCGACGAGCAGTGTCCGGCAGCGGAGCCGGGCTCGGGCCTTTCCCCCCCACGACACAGCCTGGGGGGCTGGGGCTCCCCGACCCCGTCCGAGTCCTACGGCCACCCGTCGTCCACGCtgcccgaggaggaggaggaggaggaggaagaggagagctgctgccctcgctgcctggagctggagcaggaggtgctgtctctgcagcaggaaaacGAGGAGCTGCGCAATAAGCTGGAGAATATCCCAG TTCCCTGTCAAAATGTTCTTGACTACTTCAAGACTGTTCTTGAGTTTCACAACCAGCTGGTCCAGCCTCTACCAGAGGAGCCGCTCACCGAG GAAGAAGAACGGCAGACCGTGTTTGAG GGCAGCAAGCAGCTCCTGGAGAACTACCCCCTCTTCATCACCAACAAGCAGTGGGACGAGGCCGTCAACTCCTCCAAGAAGGACGGCAGGCGGCTGCTGCGCTACCTGATCCGCTACGTCTTCACCACAGACGAGCTCAAGTTCTCCTGCGGTCTGGGCAAAAGGAAGCGTTCCGTCCACTCAGGAGACCCGGGCCTGGAGAGACGACCTCTCAACCCCGTCAAAGTCAGCTGCCTCAGAG AGTTTATCCGGATGCACTGTGCCTCAAACCCGGACTGGTGGATGCCTTCGGAGGAGCAGATCAACAAAGTGTTCAGCGACGCGGTGGGCCACGCCCGCCAGGGCCGGGCGGTGGGCACCTTcctgagcagcagcggcagcagcaccagcagcctCTACACGGACGCCTTCGAGTGGCAGCTGTCGCAGGACGAACTGTCTCTGAAGGGCTGCCAGAACGGCCAGTCGGATTGA